A single window of Elgaria multicarinata webbii isolate HBS135686 ecotype San Diego chromosome 17, rElgMul1.1.pri, whole genome shotgun sequence DNA harbors:
- the ZFAND2A gene encoding AN1-type zinc finger protein 2A — MEFPDLGKHCSEKTCKQLDFLPLKCDACEEVFCKNHIAYNRHKCLSAHKKDVQVPVCPLCNSPVPVRKGEMPDAVVGAHMDRDCKHDSAQQKQKIFTNKCFKSGCKKREMMKLVCEQCHGNFCLQHRHPLDHACQGQGRAMSKAGCAALMRSLESNKISPNFLQNRCKTKS, encoded by the exons ATGGAATTCCCGGACTTGGGTAAACACTGTTCGGAGAAGACTTGCAAGCAGTTAG ACTTTCTACCCCTGAAATGTGATGCATGTGAGGAGGTCTTCTGCAAAAACCACATTGCGTATAACCGGCACAAGTGTCTTTCTGCGCACAAGAAG GATGTGCAGGTTCCAGTCTGTCCTCTTTGTAATTCTCCTGTCCCAGTAAGAAAGGGGGAGATGCCTGATGCAGTGGTTGGTGCTCATATGGACAGAGACTGTAAACATGATTCCGCCCAGCAGAAACAAAAG ATCTTCACAAACAAGTGCTTCAAGTCGggctgcaaaaagagagagatgatgaagCTGGTTTGTGAGCAGTGTCACGGAAACTTCTGCCTCCAGCATCGGCACCCTCTGGATCATGCCTGCCAAGGACAAGGCCGTGCCATGTCAAAAGCAGG GTGTGCCGCTCTAATGAGATCGCTGGAATCCAACAAGATATCTCCAAACTTTCTGCAAAACAG GTGCAAAACAAAAAGCTGA